One stretch of Lysobacter sp. KIS68-7 DNA includes these proteins:
- a CDS encoding tetratricopeptide repeat protein codes for MPDTSASLRRFFAEFRRRRVVRVAIAYLIVGWVLVQVADATFEPLGLPPWATRLVIVLLALGFVLACVLSWIYDIQPHGIERTPALPEASSVEAPAPSPARRASDVAPPAPPAPPDASVAILPFSDLSEAHDQDYFCDGLAEEILNALAKVRGLHVASRTSSFRFRGRDAELSEIGRQLGVAAIMEGSVRKAGDRVRVTAQLVSASNGYHLWSENFDRNLEDIFAIQEEIARNVVNAVRPTLQSPIKFDLEKRAPRDMRAYEFYLRGRQLEGRTTELSWKQAPLMFRRAIEIDPEYAQAWAGLADSLCELLMWRLEVAHSGALEEAKNAAHRALELDPNLAEAHVAKAHALSMSGDHDAATEAYERALSLDPGLYVANYYYGRECFTQGRYLRAVDLFEAAHRAQPDEFQAITLAVNAADAAGDEERKKRLAIEGLACASHQAEIDPENARAHYLTAGLMQHLGVGDKGRAEMEFALRIRPDDFDVLYNGACYYALGNDPDRSLDLLERAVERGEGFLDWIEHDSDFRHVQHLPRFKALVATLKPRQDA; via the coding sequence ATGCCCGACACGTCCGCCAGCCTGCGTCGCTTCTTCGCCGAATTCCGTCGACGCCGCGTCGTGCGCGTGGCGATCGCCTACCTGATCGTCGGGTGGGTGCTGGTGCAGGTCGCCGACGCGACCTTCGAACCGCTCGGCTTGCCCCCTTGGGCGACGCGTCTGGTGATCGTGCTGCTCGCGCTCGGCTTCGTGCTGGCCTGCGTGCTGTCGTGGATCTACGACATCCAGCCGCACGGGATCGAACGCACGCCGGCCCTGCCCGAAGCGAGCAGTGTGGAAGCCCCCGCGCCTTCGCCCGCGCGTCGCGCTTCCGATGTGGCGCCGCCTGCACCCCCCGCGCCGCCCGACGCTTCCGTTGCGATCCTCCCGTTCTCCGACCTCAGCGAAGCCCACGACCAGGATTACTTCTGCGATGGCCTCGCCGAAGAGATCCTCAACGCATTGGCGAAGGTGCGTGGCCTGCACGTGGCGTCGCGCACTTCGTCGTTCCGTTTCCGCGGCCGCGATGCGGAGCTGTCGGAGATCGGGCGCCAGCTCGGCGTCGCCGCAATCATGGAAGGCAGCGTGCGCAAGGCCGGCGATCGCGTGCGCGTCACCGCGCAGTTGGTGAGTGCCTCCAACGGCTACCACCTGTGGTCGGAGAATTTCGACCGCAACCTGGAGGACATCTTCGCCATCCAGGAAGAAATCGCACGCAACGTCGTCAATGCGGTGCGGCCCACGTTGCAGTCGCCCATCAAGTTCGACCTGGAGAAACGCGCGCCGCGCGACATGCGCGCCTACGAGTTCTACCTGCGCGGGCGCCAGCTCGAAGGACGCACCACGGAGTTGTCGTGGAAGCAGGCGCCGCTGATGTTCCGCCGCGCGATCGAGATCGACCCCGAGTACGCGCAGGCCTGGGCGGGCCTGGCCGATTCGCTGTGCGAGCTGCTGATGTGGCGGCTCGAAGTCGCGCATTCCGGCGCGCTCGAGGAAGCGAAGAACGCCGCGCATCGCGCGCTCGAACTCGACCCCAACCTCGCCGAAGCGCACGTCGCGAAAGCGCACGCGCTGTCGATGTCCGGCGACCACGACGCCGCGACCGAAGCCTACGAACGCGCGCTCTCGCTGGATCCCGGCCTGTACGTGGCGAACTACTACTACGGGCGCGAATGCTTCACGCAGGGCCGCTACCTGCGCGCCGTCGACCTGTTCGAAGCCGCGCACCGTGCGCAGCCCGACGAATTCCAGGCGATCACGCTCGCCGTCAACGCGGCCGATGCGGCGGGCGACGAAGAGCGCAAGAAGCGGCTCGCGATCGAAGGCCTGGCCTGCGCCAGCCACCAGGCGGAGATCGATCCGGAGAATGCACGCGCGCACTACCTCACCGCGGGCCTGATGCAGCACCTGGGCGTCGGCGACAAAGGGCGTGCGGAAATGGAATTCGCGCTGCGCATCCGTCCCGACGATTTCGACGTGCTGTACAACGGCGCGTGCTACTACGCGCTCGGCAACGACCCGGACCGTTCCCTCGACCTGCTCGAGCGCGCCGTCGAACGTGGCGAAGGTTTCCTCGATTGGATCGAGCACGATTCGGACTTCCGCCACGTGCAGCACCTCCCGCGGTTCAAGGCCCTGGTGGCGACGCTCAAGCCGCGCCAGGACGCGTGA
- a CDS encoding tetratricopeptide repeat protein, with protein MRDWSASLRRFIAEFRRRRVVRVAIAYLIFSWLLVQIADATFEPMGLPPWSSRLLIVLLAIGFLLACVLSWIYDIQPSGIERTLPLPDDPAPPEAAPPVKILDASVAILPFADLSEAHDQDYFCDGLAEEILNALAKVRGLHVASRTASFRFRGGGMAPSEIGRQLNVAAIMEGSVRKVGDRVRVTAQLVDASNGFHLWSDNFDRKLADIFGIQEEIASNVVNAVRPALLQSGPAFDLRKNAPRDMRAYEYYLRGRQFGVRITAESQKQAPVMFRHAIEIDPEYAQAWAGLADSLCELMLWRMVHRDVALDEARAAAQRALELDPGLAEAHVAMGHALMIGGDIEGATASFEHAIKLDPELYVAYYYYARLCYTQGRYSRAVDLFEAAHRAKPDEFQALSLAVGAADAAGDEQRKKRIAIEGLACASHQAQIDPENARAHYMTASLMQHLGVGDRGQSQMDYALRIRPDDFDVLYNGACFYALEGRTDEALDLLGRAIDSGQGALEWIEHDSDFRSLQGHPKFEQIKARLRQKR; from the coding sequence ATGCGCGATTGGTCCGCGAGCCTGCGCCGGTTCATCGCCGAGTTCCGTCGGCGCCGCGTGGTGCGGGTGGCGATTGCGTACCTGATCTTCTCGTGGCTGCTCGTGCAGATCGCCGATGCGACCTTCGAGCCGATGGGCCTGCCGCCGTGGTCGTCGCGCTTGCTGATCGTGCTGCTGGCGATCGGCTTCCTGCTTGCTTGCGTGTTGTCGTGGATCTACGACATCCAGCCTTCGGGCATCGAGCGCACGTTGCCCTTGCCCGATGACCCCGCGCCACCCGAAGCCGCGCCACCCGTTAAGATCCTCGACGCCTCCGTCGCCATCCTCCCGTTCGCCGACCTCAGCGAAGCGCACGACCAGGATTACTTCTGCGACGGCCTGGCCGAGGAGATCCTCAATGCGCTGGCGAAGGTGCGCGGCCTGCACGTTGCGTCGCGCACCGCGTCGTTCCGTTTCCGCGGCGGCGGCATGGCGCCGTCGGAGATCGGCCGCCAGCTCAACGTCGCCGCGATCATGGAAGGCAGCGTCCGCAAGGTCGGCGACCGCGTGCGCGTGACCGCGCAGCTGGTGGATGCATCGAACGGCTTCCACCTGTGGTCCGACAATTTTGACCGTAAGCTTGCGGACATCTTCGGGATCCAGGAAGAGATCGCGAGCAATGTCGTCAACGCCGTGCGGCCGGCCTTGTTGCAGTCCGGACCCGCCTTCGACCTGCGCAAGAACGCACCGCGCGACATGCGCGCCTACGAGTACTACCTGCGCGGCCGCCAGTTCGGCGTGCGCATCACCGCGGAGTCGCAGAAGCAGGCGCCGGTGATGTTCCGCCATGCGATCGAAATCGATCCGGAATATGCGCAGGCGTGGGCGGGGCTTGCCGATTCCCTGTGCGAGTTGATGCTGTGGAGGATGGTGCATCGCGACGTCGCGCTCGACGAAGCACGCGCCGCCGCGCAACGCGCGCTGGAACTCGACCCCGGCCTCGCCGAAGCGCACGTCGCCATGGGCCACGCCCTGATGATCGGCGGCGACATCGAAGGCGCGACGGCCTCCTTCGAACACGCGATCAAGCTCGATCCGGAGCTGTACGTCGCGTATTACTACTACGCGCGGCTGTGTTACACGCAGGGCCGTTATTCGCGCGCCGTCGACCTGTTCGAGGCCGCGCACCGCGCCAAGCCAGACGAGTTCCAGGCGCTCTCGCTCGCGGTCGGCGCGGCCGACGCCGCGGGCGACGAGCAACGCAAGAAGCGGATCGCGATCGAAGGCCTGGCCTGCGCGAGCCACCAGGCGCAGATCGATCCGGAGAATGCGCGCGCGCATTACATGACAGCCTCTCTGATGCAGCACCTCGGCGTCGGCGATCGCGGACAGTCGCAGATGGATTACGCGCTGCGCATCCGTCCCGACGATTTCGACGTCCTCTACAACGGCGCCTGCTTTTACGCGCTGGAGGGCCGCACCGACGAGGCGCTCGACCTGCTGGGCCGCGCCATCGACAGCGGCCAGGGCGCGCTGGAATGGATCGAACACGACTCCGACTTCCGCTCGCTGCAGGGCCATCCGAAGTTCGAGCAGATCAAGGCCAGGCTGCGCCAGAAGCGGTGA